A window of the Diospyros lotus cultivar Yz01 unplaced genomic scaffold, ASM1463336v1 superscaf1, whole genome shotgun sequence genome harbors these coding sequences:
- the LOC127793163 gene encoding pentatricopeptide repeat-containing protein At4g21065-like: MPPILDALFARSLYSSTNQISGFRLYSSGSGGGGGGVQENPKPFILKQCIALLLTCASSKYKLRQIHAFSIRHWVPLSSPDMGKHLIFRLVSLSGSMAYAHQIFTQIQSPNIFTWNTMIRGYAESENPSPGLHVYREMRVNSIEPDTHTYPFLLKAVAKILNVREGEKVHSVAVRNGFDSSVFVQNTLVHMYAACGHAESAHKVFELMPDRNLVTWNSVINGFALNGRPNEALTLYREMGLDGVEPDGFTMVSLLTACAELGALALGRRTHVFMLKVGLNENSHAANALLDLYAKCGSIREARKVFDEMEDRSVVSWNSLIVGLAVNGFGKAALELFKDLERHGLVPTEITFIGVLYACSHCGMVNEGFAYFRRMTEEFGIMPRVEHHGCMVDLLGRAGLLKRAYEYVQSMPMQPNAVIWRTLLGACTMHGDLALGETARARLLQLEPKHSGDYVLLSNLYASEQRWTDVQNVRRSMLKEGVKKTPGYSLVELGNCVYEFVIGDKSHSQSAEIYAMLEQIVKLLKSEGYAPRTANVLADIEEEDKETALSYHSEKIAIAFMLINTPVRTPITVVKNLRVCADCHLAIKLISKIYDRAIVVRDRSRFHHFRDGLCSCRDYW, encoded by the coding sequence ATGCCCCCAATTCTGGACGCATTATTTGCAAGATCTCTCTATTCATCTACAAACCAAATCTCTGGCTTCAGGCTGTATTCAAGTGgaagtggtggtggtggtggtggtgttcAGGAAAACCCAAAACCTTTCATTCTCAAACAATGCATTGCTCTTTTGTTAACGTGCGCCTCTTCAAAGTACAAACTCAGGCAAATCCATGCCTTCTCTATCAGACATTGGGTCCCTCTCAGCAGCCCAGACATGGGCAAGCACCTCATCTTCAGACTCGTGTCTCTCTCAGGATCCATGGCTTATGCCCACCAAATCTTTACCCAAATCCAAAGCCCAAATATTTTCACTTGGAATACCATGATTAGAGGCTATGCCGAGAGCGAAAACCCGAGTCCAGGGCTTCATGTGTACCGGGAGATGCGTGTGAATTCCATTGAACCTGACACGCATACTTACCCTTTTCTTCTCAAAGCCGTTGCTAAGATTTTGAATGTTAGAGAGGGCGAGAAGGTTCACTCTGTTGCTGTGAGAAATGGGTTTGATTCGTCGGTCTTTGTTCAGAACACCTTGGTTCATATGTATGCTGCTTGCGGCCATGCTGAGAGTGCACATAAGGTGTTTGAGTTAATGCCCGACAGAAACCTTGTGACTTGGAATTCTGTGATTAATGGTTTTGCACTCAATGGGAGGCCCAATGAGGCTCTGACCCTTTACCGGGAAATGGGTTTAGATGGTGTTGAACCTGACGGGTTCACTATGGTTAGCTTGCTCACTGCTTGTGCGGAGCTTGGGGCCTTGGCATTGGGTAGGAGGACTCATGTTTTCATGTTGAAGGTTGGATTGAATGAGAATTCTCATGCTGCTAATGCTCTTTTGGACCTTTATGCAAAATGTGGAAGCATTAGGGAGGCAAGGAAGGTCTTTGATGAGATGGAAGACAGGAGTGTGGTTTCTTGGAATTCATTGATTGTTGGTTTGGCTGTGAATGGATTTGGAAAAGCAGCACTTGAGCTTTTCAAGGACTTGGAGAGACATGGATTGGTGCCCACAGAGATCACTTTTATAGGGGTGTTATACGCCTGCAGTCATTGTGGGATGGTCAACGAGGGCTTTGCTTATTTCCGGAGGATGACCGAAGAATTTGGAATCATGCCGAGGGTCGAACACCATGGTTGCATGGTTGATTTGTTGGGAAGGGCAGGGTTGTTGAAGAGGGCATATGAATACGTCCAGAGCATGCCAATGCAGCCTAATGCTGTAATTTGGAGGACCTTACTAGGTGCCTGCACAATGCATGGCGATTTGGCTCTCGGGGAGACTGCAAGAGCCCGACTTCTGCAATTAGAGCCTAAGCACAGTGGGGATTATGTCCTCCTCTCCAATCTTTATGCATCCGAGCAGCGCTGGACAGATGTGCAGAATGTAAGAAGGTCGATGCTGAAAGAAGGGGTGAAGAAAACACCGGGCTATAGCCTTGTGGAGCTAGGAAATTGCGTCTATGAATTTGTCATAGGAGATAAGTCTCATTCGCAAAGTGCAGAGATATACGCGATGCTGGAACAGATTGTGAAGCTATTGAAATCGGAAGGTTACGCGCCTCGTACAGCCAATGTGCTCGCAGAcatagaggaagaagacaagGAAACGGCATTATCATATCACAGTGAGAAGATTGCAATTGCTTTCATGCTCATTAACACGCCAGTTAGGACTCCTATTACCGTTGTGAAGAACCTGAGAGTGTGTGCAGATTGTCACCTTGCCATCAAACTCATCTCAAAGATTTACGATCGCGCGATTGTTGTGAGGGATCGCAGTCGGTTCCACCATTTTAGAGATGGACTTTGTTCCTGTAGGGATTACTGGTAA
- the LOC127792827 gene encoding protein BREAST CANCER SUSCEPTIBILITY 1 homolog isoform X1: protein MADYSQLERMGRELKCPICLSLLNSAVSLSCNHVFCNPCIEKSMKSASSCPVCKVPYGRREVRPAPHMDNLVSIYKNMEEASGANIFVTQNAPSNKISVDGSDQAGNGRNRGREKIDRRSQQTDRKQGSFKRMCSKPALKTSQENSDLDPAKPSFPTKKRVQLPQYPPSRTAEQQTTSKSRSSGIAEVQPPKNSDVLTEKIAVKEKGELAFTPFFWLRDDEDVEKLSQQTDGDQNMDTPLIDAPCFSDIKDSDDETLSQRGQNGGGNTTSDNADYFESEMFEWTQRPCSPELCSSPMKIQADTDEYNTIQVKECNLSLQTKPTTGKYGTENTENVFPKQKTNDAEASLAGLSSSGINTTNIDNRIKKSNKCGRKVSVRTKRKQAKRPIDEVRGVQADPNKVVEGAASEKKCHDNINLLNLKEKTHRRVKKVMCENVAVRCLQENVSALSIGKNSLNGNNRTISELPAALDCSSMETNDQKQRDCPKGSKINTTNNTQCDQKLSNSKRQKVFNDDILKDNSLVNSIQYGSNMVSEKSTQPSYNSQVRVLQNSAAEKALPDSFRLLLHKCENVPSKIECAFCHSTEESQASGVMVHYLNGKPVAADYSGGQKIIHAHRNCVEWAPNVYFEDDIAINLDAELSRSRRIKCCCCDIRGAALGCYEKSCRKSFHVPCAKLIQQCRWDNDNFVMLCPIHSSSKLPNEISASQIKRKQKCTSKRPSQSHQPEVASKDGSTGQQWNSHGLSSRKLILCCSALTSEEKEIVSKFERLSGVMVLKNWNSRVTHVVASTDENGACRRTLKILMGILEGKWILSIEWIKVCMKAMEPVNEQPYEIALDIHGIRDGPRLGRLRVLNKQPNLFEKCEFYFTGEFAPSYKGYLHDLIIAAGGAVLQRKPISSVQEFASSGKKTSSTFIIFSLELPDKCDPDQKNSILKLRRLDAEALASSTRATVASNSWILDSIAACKLQNLAEY from the exons ATGGCGGATTACTCTCAGTTGGAGAGAATGGGCCGAGAACTCAAATGCCCCATCTG CTTGAGCCTGCTCAACTCTGCGGTGTCTCTCTCTTGCAACCACGTGTTCTGCAA CCCGtgtattgaaaaatccatgaaATCAGCTTCCAGTTGTCCTGTTTGTAAGGTTCCATATGGACGCAGAG AGGTTCGTCCTGCCCCTCATATGGATAACCTAGTAAGCATTTACAAAAACATGGAAGAGGCTTCAGGTGCCAATATATTTGTAACTCAAAATGCAccttcaaataaaatttcag TAGATGGCTCGGATCAAGCTGGGAATGGTAGAAATcgtggaagagaaaaaattgataGAAGAAGCCAACAGACAGACAGGAAACAGGGAAGTTTTAAAAGAATGTGCTCAAAGCCTGCACTAAAGACTAGCCAAGAGAATTCTGATTTGGATCCTGCAAAACCATCCTTTCCAACAAAGAAAAGGGTTCAGCTCCCACAATATCCTCCTTCGAGGACTGCTGAACAGCAGACAACATCTAAAAGTAGATCTAGTGGAATTGCAGAAGTTCAGCCACCAAAGAATTCAGATGTGTTAACAGAAAAAATAGCTGTaaaggaaaaaggagaattGGCTTTTACCCCATTTTTTTGGTTGAGAGATGATGAGGATGTAGAAAAGTTAAGTCAGCAGACAGATGGTGATCAGAACATGGATACACCACTAATTGATGCTCCTTGCTTCAGTGACATAAAGGACTCAGATGATGAAACCCTATCTCAAAGGGGCCAAAAT GGGGGAGGAAATACCACATCTGATAATGCTGATTACTTTGAGAGTGAGATGTTTGAATGGACACAGAGACCTTGCTCACCTGAACTTTGTTCCAGTCCCATGAAAATACAG GCTGATACTGATGAATACAATACCATTCAGGTAAAAGAATGCAACTTATCATTGCAGACAAAACCCACAACTGGAAAATATGGAACTGAAAACACAGAAAATGTGTTTCCCAAACAGAAAACCAATGATGCAGAAGCAAGCTTAGCTGGTTTATCCTCTTCAGGAATTAACACTACTAACATTGACAATAGAATTAAAAAGTCCAACAAGTGTGGCAGGAAGGTGAGTGTAAGAACAAAAAGGAAACAAGCTAAGAGACCCATAGATGAAGTTCGTGGAGTTCAAGCTGACCCAAACAAAGTGGTTGAAGGTGCTGCATCTGAGAAGAAATGTCACGATAacattaatttgttaaatttaaaagaaaaaacgCATAGGAGAGTTAAGAAAGTTATGTGTGAGAATGTTGCAGTACGATGTCTACAGGAAAATGTTTCTGCTTTATCCATTGGAAAAAATAGTCTGAATGGTAATAACAGGACCATTTCAGAATTGCCAGCTGCATTAGATTGTAGCAGCATGGAGACAAATGATCAGAAACAGAGGGATTGCCCTAAAGGATCCAAAATTAACACCACAAACAATACACAATGTGATCAGAAGCTGAGCAACTCTAAAAGGCAAAAAGTCTTCAATGATGATATTCTGAAGGATAATAGCTTGGTTAATAGCATTCAGTATGGTTCTAACATGGTTTCTGAAAAGAGCACTCAACCCTCATACAATTCCCAAGTTCGAGTTTTGCAGAATTCTGCAGCAGAGAAGGCTCTGCCTGATTCTTTCAGACTGTTATTGCATAAATGTGAGAATGTTCCTAGCAAAATTGAATGTGCTTTCTGTCATTCTACAGAAGAATCTCAG GCGTCAGGAGTCATGGTTCACTATCTCAATGGCAAGCCAGTTGCAGCAGATTATAGTGGTGGCCAAAAGATCATACATGCACATAGGAATTGTGTGGAATG GGCTCCTAATGTGTATTTTGAAGATGATATTGCCATCAACCTGGATGCTGAATTATCACGAAGTCGAAGGATTAAATGCTGTTGCTGTGATATCAGAGGGGCAGCTCTCGGGTGTTATGAGAAAAGCTGTCGCAAGAGCTTCCATGTTCCTTGTGCGAAGTTAATCCAACAATGTCGTTGGGATAAT GATAACTTTGTTATGTTATGCCCCATTCATTCTTCTTCTAAGCTTCCTAATGAGATATCAGCATCTCAGATCAAAAGGAAACAGAAATGCACCTCAAAAAG GCCATCTCAATCCCACCAACCAGAAGTTGCTTCAAAAGATGGTAGCACTGGTCAGCAGTGGAATTCTCATGGATTGTCATCTCGAAAACTGATCCTCTGTTGTTCAGCTCTCACAAGTGAAGAAAAG GAAATCGTTTCCAAGTTTGAGAGATTATCTGGGGTTATGGTACTAAAAAATTGGAATTCCAGAGTCACCCATGTTGTTGCGTCTACGGATGAGAACGGAGCTTGCAGAAGAACCCTCAAAATTTTGATGGGAATCTTAGAGGGGAAGTGGATCCTAAGTATTGAGT GGATTAAGGTCTGCATGAAGGCCATGGAACCTGTTAATGAGCAGCCTTATGAAATTGCTCTCGACATCCATGGAATCAGGGATGGTCCTCGACTTGGAAGATTGAGAGTTCTGAACAAG CAACCAAATCTGTTCGAGAAGTGTGAATTCTATTTTACAGGAGAATTTGCACCTTCATACAAGGGTTACCTACATGATCTCATAATTGCAGCTGGGGGGGCTGTTCTGCAACGGAAACCCATTTCAAGTGTCCAAGAATTTGCTTCATCTGGAAAGAAAACATCATCAACCTTCATCATTTTCAGCCTCGAGCTGCCGGATAAGTGTGACCCCGACCAGAAAAATTCAATTCTCAAACTGAGGCGGTTAGATGCTGAAGCTTTAGCAAGCTCCACTAGAGCCACAGTGGCAAGCAACTCATGGATTTTGGACAGCATTGCTGCTTGTAAGTTGCAAAACCTTGCAGAATACTAA
- the LOC127792827 gene encoding protein BREAST CANCER SUSCEPTIBILITY 1 homolog isoform X2, which produces MADYSQLERMGRELKCPICLSLLNSAVSLSCNHVFCNPCIEKSMKSASSCPVCKVPYGRREVRPAPHMDNLVSIYKNMEEASGANIFVTQNAPSNKISDGSDQAGNGRNRGREKIDRRSQQTDRKQGSFKRMCSKPALKTSQENSDLDPAKPSFPTKKRVQLPQYPPSRTAEQQTTSKSRSSGIAEVQPPKNSDVLTEKIAVKEKGELAFTPFFWLRDDEDVEKLSQQTDGDQNMDTPLIDAPCFSDIKDSDDETLSQRGQNGGGNTTSDNADYFESEMFEWTQRPCSPELCSSPMKIQADTDEYNTIQVKECNLSLQTKPTTGKYGTENTENVFPKQKTNDAEASLAGLSSSGINTTNIDNRIKKSNKCGRKVSVRTKRKQAKRPIDEVRGVQADPNKVVEGAASEKKCHDNINLLNLKEKTHRRVKKVMCENVAVRCLQENVSALSIGKNSLNGNNRTISELPAALDCSSMETNDQKQRDCPKGSKINTTNNTQCDQKLSNSKRQKVFNDDILKDNSLVNSIQYGSNMVSEKSTQPSYNSQVRVLQNSAAEKALPDSFRLLLHKCENVPSKIECAFCHSTEESQASGVMVHYLNGKPVAADYSGGQKIIHAHRNCVEWAPNVYFEDDIAINLDAELSRSRRIKCCCCDIRGAALGCYEKSCRKSFHVPCAKLIQQCRWDNDNFVMLCPIHSSSKLPNEISASQIKRKQKCTSKRPSQSHQPEVASKDGSTGQQWNSHGLSSRKLILCCSALTSEEKEIVSKFERLSGVMVLKNWNSRVTHVVASTDENGACRRTLKILMGILEGKWILSIEWIKVCMKAMEPVNEQPYEIALDIHGIRDGPRLGRLRVLNKQPNLFEKCEFYFTGEFAPSYKGYLHDLIIAAGGAVLQRKPISSVQEFASSGKKTSSTFIIFSLELPDKCDPDQKNSILKLRRLDAEALASSTRATVASNSWILDSIAACKLQNLAEY; this is translated from the exons ATGGCGGATTACTCTCAGTTGGAGAGAATGGGCCGAGAACTCAAATGCCCCATCTG CTTGAGCCTGCTCAACTCTGCGGTGTCTCTCTCTTGCAACCACGTGTTCTGCAA CCCGtgtattgaaaaatccatgaaATCAGCTTCCAGTTGTCCTGTTTGTAAGGTTCCATATGGACGCAGAG AGGTTCGTCCTGCCCCTCATATGGATAACCTAGTAAGCATTTACAAAAACATGGAAGAGGCTTCAGGTGCCAATATATTTGTAACTCAAAATGCAccttcaaataaaatttcag ATGGCTCGGATCAAGCTGGGAATGGTAGAAATcgtggaagagaaaaaattgataGAAGAAGCCAACAGACAGACAGGAAACAGGGAAGTTTTAAAAGAATGTGCTCAAAGCCTGCACTAAAGACTAGCCAAGAGAATTCTGATTTGGATCCTGCAAAACCATCCTTTCCAACAAAGAAAAGGGTTCAGCTCCCACAATATCCTCCTTCGAGGACTGCTGAACAGCAGACAACATCTAAAAGTAGATCTAGTGGAATTGCAGAAGTTCAGCCACCAAAGAATTCAGATGTGTTAACAGAAAAAATAGCTGTaaaggaaaaaggagaattGGCTTTTACCCCATTTTTTTGGTTGAGAGATGATGAGGATGTAGAAAAGTTAAGTCAGCAGACAGATGGTGATCAGAACATGGATACACCACTAATTGATGCTCCTTGCTTCAGTGACATAAAGGACTCAGATGATGAAACCCTATCTCAAAGGGGCCAAAAT GGGGGAGGAAATACCACATCTGATAATGCTGATTACTTTGAGAGTGAGATGTTTGAATGGACACAGAGACCTTGCTCACCTGAACTTTGTTCCAGTCCCATGAAAATACAG GCTGATACTGATGAATACAATACCATTCAGGTAAAAGAATGCAACTTATCATTGCAGACAAAACCCACAACTGGAAAATATGGAACTGAAAACACAGAAAATGTGTTTCCCAAACAGAAAACCAATGATGCAGAAGCAAGCTTAGCTGGTTTATCCTCTTCAGGAATTAACACTACTAACATTGACAATAGAATTAAAAAGTCCAACAAGTGTGGCAGGAAGGTGAGTGTAAGAACAAAAAGGAAACAAGCTAAGAGACCCATAGATGAAGTTCGTGGAGTTCAAGCTGACCCAAACAAAGTGGTTGAAGGTGCTGCATCTGAGAAGAAATGTCACGATAacattaatttgttaaatttaaaagaaaaaacgCATAGGAGAGTTAAGAAAGTTATGTGTGAGAATGTTGCAGTACGATGTCTACAGGAAAATGTTTCTGCTTTATCCATTGGAAAAAATAGTCTGAATGGTAATAACAGGACCATTTCAGAATTGCCAGCTGCATTAGATTGTAGCAGCATGGAGACAAATGATCAGAAACAGAGGGATTGCCCTAAAGGATCCAAAATTAACACCACAAACAATACACAATGTGATCAGAAGCTGAGCAACTCTAAAAGGCAAAAAGTCTTCAATGATGATATTCTGAAGGATAATAGCTTGGTTAATAGCATTCAGTATGGTTCTAACATGGTTTCTGAAAAGAGCACTCAACCCTCATACAATTCCCAAGTTCGAGTTTTGCAGAATTCTGCAGCAGAGAAGGCTCTGCCTGATTCTTTCAGACTGTTATTGCATAAATGTGAGAATGTTCCTAGCAAAATTGAATGTGCTTTCTGTCATTCTACAGAAGAATCTCAG GCGTCAGGAGTCATGGTTCACTATCTCAATGGCAAGCCAGTTGCAGCAGATTATAGTGGTGGCCAAAAGATCATACATGCACATAGGAATTGTGTGGAATG GGCTCCTAATGTGTATTTTGAAGATGATATTGCCATCAACCTGGATGCTGAATTATCACGAAGTCGAAGGATTAAATGCTGTTGCTGTGATATCAGAGGGGCAGCTCTCGGGTGTTATGAGAAAAGCTGTCGCAAGAGCTTCCATGTTCCTTGTGCGAAGTTAATCCAACAATGTCGTTGGGATAAT GATAACTTTGTTATGTTATGCCCCATTCATTCTTCTTCTAAGCTTCCTAATGAGATATCAGCATCTCAGATCAAAAGGAAACAGAAATGCACCTCAAAAAG GCCATCTCAATCCCACCAACCAGAAGTTGCTTCAAAAGATGGTAGCACTGGTCAGCAGTGGAATTCTCATGGATTGTCATCTCGAAAACTGATCCTCTGTTGTTCAGCTCTCACAAGTGAAGAAAAG GAAATCGTTTCCAAGTTTGAGAGATTATCTGGGGTTATGGTACTAAAAAATTGGAATTCCAGAGTCACCCATGTTGTTGCGTCTACGGATGAGAACGGAGCTTGCAGAAGAACCCTCAAAATTTTGATGGGAATCTTAGAGGGGAAGTGGATCCTAAGTATTGAGT GGATTAAGGTCTGCATGAAGGCCATGGAACCTGTTAATGAGCAGCCTTATGAAATTGCTCTCGACATCCATGGAATCAGGGATGGTCCTCGACTTGGAAGATTGAGAGTTCTGAACAAG CAACCAAATCTGTTCGAGAAGTGTGAATTCTATTTTACAGGAGAATTTGCACCTTCATACAAGGGTTACCTACATGATCTCATAATTGCAGCTGGGGGGGCTGTTCTGCAACGGAAACCCATTTCAAGTGTCCAAGAATTTGCTTCATCTGGAAAGAAAACATCATCAACCTTCATCATTTTCAGCCTCGAGCTGCCGGATAAGTGTGACCCCGACCAGAAAAATTCAATTCTCAAACTGAGGCGGTTAGATGCTGAAGCTTTAGCAAGCTCCACTAGAGCCACAGTGGCAAGCAACTCATGGATTTTGGACAGCATTGCTGCTTGTAAGTTGCAAAACCTTGCAGAATACTAA
- the LOC127792827 gene encoding protein BREAST CANCER SUSCEPTIBILITY 1 homolog isoform X3 translates to MDNLVSIYKNMEEASGANIFVTQNAPSNKISVDGSDQAGNGRNRGREKIDRRSQQTDRKQGSFKRMCSKPALKTSQENSDLDPAKPSFPTKKRVQLPQYPPSRTAEQQTTSKSRSSGIAEVQPPKNSDVLTEKIAVKEKGELAFTPFFWLRDDEDVEKLSQQTDGDQNMDTPLIDAPCFSDIKDSDDETLSQRGQNGGGNTTSDNADYFESEMFEWTQRPCSPELCSSPMKIQADTDEYNTIQVKECNLSLQTKPTTGKYGTENTENVFPKQKTNDAEASLAGLSSSGINTTNIDNRIKKSNKCGRKVSVRTKRKQAKRPIDEVRGVQADPNKVVEGAASEKKCHDNINLLNLKEKTHRRVKKVMCENVAVRCLQENVSALSIGKNSLNGNNRTISELPAALDCSSMETNDQKQRDCPKGSKINTTNNTQCDQKLSNSKRQKVFNDDILKDNSLVNSIQYGSNMVSEKSTQPSYNSQVRVLQNSAAEKALPDSFRLLLHKCENVPSKIECAFCHSTEESQASGVMVHYLNGKPVAADYSGGQKIIHAHRNCVEWAPNVYFEDDIAINLDAELSRSRRIKCCCCDIRGAALGCYEKSCRKSFHVPCAKLIQQCRWDNDNFVMLCPIHSSSKLPNEISASQIKRKQKCTSKRPSQSHQPEVASKDGSTGQQWNSHGLSSRKLILCCSALTSEEKEIVSKFERLSGVMVLKNWNSRVTHVVASTDENGACRRTLKILMGILEGKWILSIEWIKVCMKAMEPVNEQPYEIALDIHGIRDGPRLGRLRVLNKQPNLFEKCEFYFTGEFAPSYKGYLHDLIIAAGGAVLQRKPISSVQEFASSGKKTSSTFIIFSLELPDKCDPDQKNSILKLRRLDAEALASSTRATVASNSWILDSIAACKLQNLAEY, encoded by the exons ATGGATAACCTAGTAAGCATTTACAAAAACATGGAAGAGGCTTCAGGTGCCAATATATTTGTAACTCAAAATGCAccttcaaataaaatttcag TAGATGGCTCGGATCAAGCTGGGAATGGTAGAAATcgtggaagagaaaaaattgataGAAGAAGCCAACAGACAGACAGGAAACAGGGAAGTTTTAAAAGAATGTGCTCAAAGCCTGCACTAAAGACTAGCCAAGAGAATTCTGATTTGGATCCTGCAAAACCATCCTTTCCAACAAAGAAAAGGGTTCAGCTCCCACAATATCCTCCTTCGAGGACTGCTGAACAGCAGACAACATCTAAAAGTAGATCTAGTGGAATTGCAGAAGTTCAGCCACCAAAGAATTCAGATGTGTTAACAGAAAAAATAGCTGTaaaggaaaaaggagaattGGCTTTTACCCCATTTTTTTGGTTGAGAGATGATGAGGATGTAGAAAAGTTAAGTCAGCAGACAGATGGTGATCAGAACATGGATACACCACTAATTGATGCTCCTTGCTTCAGTGACATAAAGGACTCAGATGATGAAACCCTATCTCAAAGGGGCCAAAAT GGGGGAGGAAATACCACATCTGATAATGCTGATTACTTTGAGAGTGAGATGTTTGAATGGACACAGAGACCTTGCTCACCTGAACTTTGTTCCAGTCCCATGAAAATACAG GCTGATACTGATGAATACAATACCATTCAGGTAAAAGAATGCAACTTATCATTGCAGACAAAACCCACAACTGGAAAATATGGAACTGAAAACACAGAAAATGTGTTTCCCAAACAGAAAACCAATGATGCAGAAGCAAGCTTAGCTGGTTTATCCTCTTCAGGAATTAACACTACTAACATTGACAATAGAATTAAAAAGTCCAACAAGTGTGGCAGGAAGGTGAGTGTAAGAACAAAAAGGAAACAAGCTAAGAGACCCATAGATGAAGTTCGTGGAGTTCAAGCTGACCCAAACAAAGTGGTTGAAGGTGCTGCATCTGAGAAGAAATGTCACGATAacattaatttgttaaatttaaaagaaaaaacgCATAGGAGAGTTAAGAAAGTTATGTGTGAGAATGTTGCAGTACGATGTCTACAGGAAAATGTTTCTGCTTTATCCATTGGAAAAAATAGTCTGAATGGTAATAACAGGACCATTTCAGAATTGCCAGCTGCATTAGATTGTAGCAGCATGGAGACAAATGATCAGAAACAGAGGGATTGCCCTAAAGGATCCAAAATTAACACCACAAACAATACACAATGTGATCAGAAGCTGAGCAACTCTAAAAGGCAAAAAGTCTTCAATGATGATATTCTGAAGGATAATAGCTTGGTTAATAGCATTCAGTATGGTTCTAACATGGTTTCTGAAAAGAGCACTCAACCCTCATACAATTCCCAAGTTCGAGTTTTGCAGAATTCTGCAGCAGAGAAGGCTCTGCCTGATTCTTTCAGACTGTTATTGCATAAATGTGAGAATGTTCCTAGCAAAATTGAATGTGCTTTCTGTCATTCTACAGAAGAATCTCAG GCGTCAGGAGTCATGGTTCACTATCTCAATGGCAAGCCAGTTGCAGCAGATTATAGTGGTGGCCAAAAGATCATACATGCACATAGGAATTGTGTGGAATG GGCTCCTAATGTGTATTTTGAAGATGATATTGCCATCAACCTGGATGCTGAATTATCACGAAGTCGAAGGATTAAATGCTGTTGCTGTGATATCAGAGGGGCAGCTCTCGGGTGTTATGAGAAAAGCTGTCGCAAGAGCTTCCATGTTCCTTGTGCGAAGTTAATCCAACAATGTCGTTGGGATAAT GATAACTTTGTTATGTTATGCCCCATTCATTCTTCTTCTAAGCTTCCTAATGAGATATCAGCATCTCAGATCAAAAGGAAACAGAAATGCACCTCAAAAAG GCCATCTCAATCCCACCAACCAGAAGTTGCTTCAAAAGATGGTAGCACTGGTCAGCAGTGGAATTCTCATGGATTGTCATCTCGAAAACTGATCCTCTGTTGTTCAGCTCTCACAAGTGAAGAAAAG GAAATCGTTTCCAAGTTTGAGAGATTATCTGGGGTTATGGTACTAAAAAATTGGAATTCCAGAGTCACCCATGTTGTTGCGTCTACGGATGAGAACGGAGCTTGCAGAAGAACCCTCAAAATTTTGATGGGAATCTTAGAGGGGAAGTGGATCCTAAGTATTGAGT GGATTAAGGTCTGCATGAAGGCCATGGAACCTGTTAATGAGCAGCCTTATGAAATTGCTCTCGACATCCATGGAATCAGGGATGGTCCTCGACTTGGAAGATTGAGAGTTCTGAACAAG CAACCAAATCTGTTCGAGAAGTGTGAATTCTATTTTACAGGAGAATTTGCACCTTCATACAAGGGTTACCTACATGATCTCATAATTGCAGCTGGGGGGGCTGTTCTGCAACGGAAACCCATTTCAAGTGTCCAAGAATTTGCTTCATCTGGAAAGAAAACATCATCAACCTTCATCATTTTCAGCCTCGAGCTGCCGGATAAGTGTGACCCCGACCAGAAAAATTCAATTCTCAAACTGAGGCGGTTAGATGCTGAAGCTTTAGCAAGCTCCACTAGAGCCACAGTGGCAAGCAACTCATGGATTTTGGACAGCATTGCTGCTTGTAAGTTGCAAAACCTTGCAGAATACTAA